Below is a genomic region from Persicimonas caeni.
TGCCCGTCCAGCCGAGCACACCGAGGCCCTCGGCGGTCTCGAGCACAGGCGCTTCGTCGACCGGGTCTTTCTTCTCGTCGGGGCGAGCGTCCTTGGTGGGGGCTTCGGCGCGCGCTCGGCTGGCCGCCTCGGCCATCGCCTCCGCGCGCTCGGGGGCGCCCAGAGCGACCGTACAAGCCGCGCCCAGCGCAGCGTTGGCCGCCTTGGTCTTTCCTTTCAGTCCTTCGGCGGCGCGCTCGCTGGTCGCCAACGCCTTGTCGTGCTGGCCGAGCTTGGCCTGGGCGAGGGCGATATTGTAGAGGAACATCGCCTCGGGATAGCTCTCGTAGCCCTTGCGGAACTCGACGATGGCGCGGGCGTAGCGCTCCTGCAGGTAGTACTCGGCGCCCTTGTCGAAGTGGGCCTGCGCCTTCTTCTTGTCCTGGGCGCTCACCGCCGGCTTGTCACCTTGTTGGGCGAGTGCGGGCGTCGTCCCCAGAGCGCACGCAGCCGCCAGGCTGGCGGCGAGGGCGACCCGCGTTACACGGAACATCTTCGAGTTGGCGTTCATCGCTGGATTGCTCACTCTATCTACTCCATGGGGAACAAGTCGAGGCCGTCGTCTTTGGCCGCAGGCTGCTCGTCGTTCGGTTCAGGCGTCGGTTTCGGCTCGGGTTTGGCGACGGGTTTCGGCTCGGGTTTTGCGACCGGTGTGGGCTTTGGCTCGGGTTTCGCGACCGGTTTGGGCTTCGGCTCCTGTTTCGGCTTCGTGTCCGTGGCCGTCTCCGCGACCGGCTCCGGCTCCCGGCTCCCGGTCTCCGTCTCCGTGACCGTCTCCGTCTCCGTGACCGTCTCCGTCTCCGTGACCGTCTCCGTCTCCGCGACCGGCTCCGGCTCCCGGCCCCCGGTCTCCGGCCCCCGGCTCCCGGTTTCCGGCTCCCGGCTCCCGGTTTCCGTCTCCGTCTCCGTGACCGTCTCCGTCTCCGTGACCGTCTCCGTTTCCCCGCCTTCATCCTCAGCAAGCAAGGAGGCGGCAACCCCACCAATACCAAGCACGAGAATCAA
It encodes:
- a CDS encoding tetratricopeptide repeat protein, with protein sequence MSNPAMNANSKMFRVTRVALAASLAAACALGTTPALAQQGDKPAVSAQDKKKAQAHFDKGAEYYLQERYARAIVEFRKGYESYPEAMFLYNIALAQAKLGQHDKALATSERAAEGLKGKTKAANAALGAACTVALGAPERAEAMAEAASRARAEAPTKDARPDEKKDPVDEAPVLETAEGLGVLGWTGTAMLVVGGAALAGAGWTSIELEDDWAAYEEAGADADSARYAQLREDISSKQDRGQILLYSGAGLAVAGAALLTVDLMSGAEREPTASSYTLTPSVGADAVALDFTLAF